CGGATGCTGCGGACGATGCCGTCGCGCTCGTTCTGCGGTTCCCCTTTGATGTAGCATTGCGTGGTGAATTTGGGTTGCCCCTTGATTTTGACGGCCACGTGAATGTGCGGCGTGCGGCCGGGGTAGGGCACTGGCTTGATGGTGCGGAAGTAGTATTCCCCAGTGGAGCCGGTGAGGAAGCGACCGAACCCTTGAAAGTTGCTGTCGAGTTTTTTGCGATCGCCGCCGCCGCTGTGCAAGTAAATGGCGTTGTTATCGACTTGCCAGATTTCCACCAGCGCATTGCGGATGGGGGAGCCGGTGACGGTTGTGACCTTGCCGCTGAGGTGGGTGATGGTGCCCACGGCGGGGGTGAGTTTGTCGTTGACGATGATGAGATCGTTATCGGTATCCAGCGGCAGTTTGTCCGGGTAGAACGGCCCCTCGGTTTGTGCGGGGGTGCGGGTGAGTTCCTCGGCAAATGCGCCGGGGACTTGCCAGGCGGCGGCACTCAGCACCAGGCCGTTGAGGAAATTTCGTCGCGAGATGGGAGCGTGCATCGGTCGAGTTCCTGAAGAGAACGGGGCTTGCAGACAGATTGTCTGCAGTATCCCCTGGGATCAACCCCGAGAATTCGTAGCGGTCTCGCCGTGTCACTGGCGAAATCGGCTTCGGAGTCGTACCATCACGGTACACACCACCGCGTGTCCGGGGAAGCGCCCATAGCTGGAAAGGACGGAACGCATGCAAATTGTGCTGATCGCCGGGGACGGAATCGGCCCAGAAGTCACCGCAGCGACGCAAGAAGTCATTGCGGCCACTGGGGTGAAAATCGATTGGATCGATGCCCCCGCCGGGTTGCATTCCGCCGAGCAATTCGGCGACCCGTTACCGGAACGCACGCTGGATCTCATTCGCCAGTATCGGGTTGCGCTCAAAGGGCCATGCACCACGCCCGTGGGCAAGGGCTTTCGGTCGATCAATGTGAAGTTGCGTCAATCGTTGGAGCTTTTCGCCAGTGTGCGGCCCGTGCAGTCGCTGCCGCACCTGAAGACGCCGTTTGAACAGGTCAATCTGATTGTCGTGCGGGAAAATACCGAAGGACTCTACGCCGGGCTGGAGCATCAAGTGGTGCCGGGGGTGATTGAGAGCCTGCGCGTCATCACCCGCACCGCCGCCGAGCGGATTGTCCGATACGCCTTTGAATTAGCTCGCCAATATGGTCGGCGAATGGTCACGTTCTGCCACAAGGCCGACGTGATGCGGCTCTCGGACGGGCTGTTTTTGCAGTGTGCCCGAGAGGTGGCGGATGATTATCCGTTCATTGATTTTGAAGAAAAGCCCATCGACAACGTCTGCTTGGAATTGGTGACCGATCCAAAGCATTATGATGTGCTGGTGATGGAAAATCTGTTCGGGGATGTGATTAGCGATCTCTGTGCGGGGCTGGTGGGCGGTTTGGGCGTGGTGCCGGGCGCGAATTTGGGCAGCAAGTATGCCATTTTCGAGGCGGTTCACGGCAGCGCACCGGATATTGCCGGCAAAGGTCTGGCGAATCCTATCGCGTGCATTCGTTCGGGGGCCATGCTGTTGGAGCATATCGGGCGACGGGATGCGGCGGCGCGCATTGAGCATGCGGTTGTGGAAACGCTGCGAGCGGGAGTTGGTCTGACTCGCGATTTGGGCGGCGATGGCAACACACGCACCATCACCGATGCGATCATTTCCCATCTGCCAACCGGGAGCCACGCATGAGCCAACGCATTGTCTTTTTGCAGGGCGGCGGAATCGGACTCGAACAAGAGCAATCGCTGCGCCATCTGCTGACCGTTTTGGGCGTGAAGTTGGAATTTCAGGTGATTCGGGCTGGTCGCTACGCCGTCGAACATGGCGAACCGGCCATCAGCCCCGAGGTGATTTCCGCCATCCGCGAGACTGGCATCGCCCTGAAAACCAAGCTATTTTCCCCCGTGCCCAAGGGAAAGGAAATGCCCGTCAACGTCAACGCCCAGCTTCGCAAGGCGTTGGGGCTGTTCGCCAGCGTGCGGCCGATTCACAATCTGGCGGGGCTGCCTTCCCGATTCAGCGGCCTGAATTTTGTGCTGGTGCGCGAAATTACCGAGGATCTCTACGCGGCCAGCGAACACGAAATTGTTCCGGGAGTGGTGCAATCGTTCAAGATTGTGACCGAGGCCGCCTGCTTGCGATTCTTCCGCTTCACCTGCGAATTGACCCGCGCCATGGGGCGCAAGACCGTGCATTGCATCCATAAGGCGAACATTCTTAAGTTGGCCGATGGGTTGTTCCTGGATTGCTTCCGCCGGGTGATTGCCGAGTATCCGGATCTGGTTGGTAAGGATATGATCGTCGATAACGGCTGCATGCAGATGGTCAGCCGGCCGCATCAATTTGATGTGGTTGCCGCCGGGAACCTCTACGGTGACTTGCTGAGCGATTTGGGCGCGGGGCTTGTCGGGGGGATCTCGTGTACCGCGTCTGTGAACTATGGCGAGAATGTGAAGGTGTACGAGGCCATCTTCGGCGCCAGTCACGATCAGGTGCCCCCGGGCCGTGCCAATCCGCTGCCGTTGTTGATGCCCGCCATCGAACTGCTGCGCGATCTGGGCTACACCGATCCCGCGACGCGGTTGTTGACGGCGATTGAAACGGTGCTGCAAGCCGGGCAGGTGCGAACCCGCGATCTGGGCGGCAGTGCAAGTACCACCGATTTCACCGAAGCGATTGCCCGAGAATTGATGTAATTTGAGTGTCGAATGGTCTCCAACTCCGCTGACCGAATGCGGCCCAGCTTCAAGCGGTCAGCGGGGGCATCTGCCGATGCCGATGCATCCGCCCCGATCATGCTGTGTATTGCGCAGTGTGTGATGCTTTGATGAAGTTTTGCCTGTCAGTCATTTTCTGCTTTTTTCCGAGTTGAACGGTTGGCCATAATCGGTCACGCAATCAACAAGGAGTGGTTGCGTTCCTTCTGAACTGGATGGTCAAACGAGGCTGTGTGTCTGCCTCCAATCGTCCAGCCCTTCGAATTCTTCGCTGGTTCCGCAGCTTGCTCGCTGTGGCGTCGATCGTGTCGTCCTTCGATTGCTCGAAGGAATCGATCGTGTGCCGTTGTCACCGATTCTGGATTGCCAACATGAGGCGAATCGCAGGGAGGTGCATGTGCTGCTCGAAGATTGGTTCGAGATCCTGGATCCCATTCCTGAAATTCTGAAGTTAGCCGCTGCCTTGGAACGCTGGATGGACACCGCCGAACGGGGCGATGTCGGCATCCTGATTCTGGGGTGGATGGATGAAGGATTCTCATTCGAGGATTCGCGTCGAATTGTCCAATGCTCGCTAATGGATCTGTTGTCGGAACTGACCCGCTTGGGGATTGCGCCAACGCTCGCGAATCGTGGCTTTGTCGAACAATTCCTGGCAAAGCAAATGGCGGCCCACGCGCAAGCGTGTCGTCGTTGAAACTGGCATGGTGCGGATTGCTTCCAGGCCGGCTCCCTCTCGGGATCGCTGATTCCGAGAGGGACGCCGAATTCGCCGGAAAATCGGACGAATAATTTGGCTCAGATTTTCAGAAAAGCAAGAAAAATTCGAGAAAAACCGAATTTCTCCAAGTGTCATTCTGACAACGAGTTGCGATGCTGGGATCGGATTGGGAACCACTCGGACGATCGGAAACCGATTTGCATTTGATCCGATCATTCGGAATAATCCGACTGGGAGGTTGAACTCGCGATCCTTCCATGATCCGATTCTGATGGGTTGGTAGTCATTTTGGCGTTGATCTGATCTTTCGGAGACGCAGGGAAATGGCTCACCAGTGACCGAATTCTGTCAATTCCATGACAAACCCGACGGATGTTGTCGGGAATCCGAAATTGTCTGCGTTATTCTGGTGGCAAAACATGAAATTCACCCGCTCGAAAGTCGAATTGGACTTTCGCGGGATTCCAACATGGATTGAACCCCGACCACTCGATCCATGACAAGGCGAACGCATCGATTGGGGCGTCGATGCAAAGCGGAGTGTGTGGAATGAACCCGGAATTGCTGCTCAACGTGCTGCTGCAACTGCAAAATCAAGCGAACAACCGCAAACAGGCTGAGTGTGCATTCAATCAAATCGAGGCGGTTTACTACCCCAGAATGGTGTGCTTTCTCACCAACTCGGGGGTGGAACGAAGCGAAGCCGAGTCCATCGCCAATTCGGTGCTGATGCTGTTGTGGGATGCGCCGGAAAAATTTGATGTGAGCCGAGTGACAAACGGGCGATACGATCGGCTGTTCTGGGCCTGGTTGCAGCAGATTCTGATTCATCGGCGTACCGACTACTTTCGGGCGTTGAAGCGACAGAAGCGGGTCATCTACTCCGATCAGATGTTGGATTTTGAATCCGAGCATCCCGATCTGGTGGCTCGCGACTCCGAAAATGCGCTGGACGATGCGGAACGCGCAGGCCATGCTCGCGAGCTGATTCGGAAATTCAAAAAGACGCTGACGGTACCGCAGCAGCGCATGACGATGGTGCTGATGGAAACCGAAGGCGTGGATTTCAAGTTGGATCTGTTGATGACCATTTGTGGCATCTCTCGACCCGATGCTTGCAAACTTCGAAAACGTGTCCAGAAAAAATTTCGCCAATTTTTGCAACAGCAGGGGATGAGCGAAGCATAAACTCATAGGATGAAGCGATCGTTTGGGGGGAAGTCGAACGGATTTCGCTCTTTTCCCCCAAACGTGTCCTATAATGCCTTCGCGTGATGCTCCCCTGGAAGGATCAAGCTATGGCACGACAGGAATTCCGTCCCGACCCATCTCGAATTCTGAATCGAGTGTTGAACTCGGCGAAATCGCACGAGCTTCAACGCATTCAGGAGCGATTGGCCCGTGAGGAAGCCGAGTGCCTGAAAATTTTTCGGCTGCATGATTTGGGACAAGGAACCGAATCCCCCACGGAAGCGGAACAGCAACATCTCCAACATTGTGTCCGCTGCGATCGACTCTTGGAACAAGCGCAAGCCAGTCACCAGCAACGACTTCCGCGCCCTTGGCTTGAACAAGCCGGCGATCAATTGGTGGCATTATGGCAACCTCCACCCACCCGACAACTCCATTGGGTCGATCCCGATGAGTTGATTGGACGTTCGGGAAATGGTCAACTCGAAATCGAATGGCTGCCGTTTCAATCGATGTCGCATGCCGAGTTGGAAATTCGCACATCATCGCCGGAAGTGGCGAACATGCTCATTGGGGTGCGGATGATTCCGACCGATGTTGCCGATCAAGATGCCATCTCGGTTCTGTTCACCCCACTGGAACCCGATGACGATGGTGGCGGGCTGATTCGCCTGGGGATTCCGTATGCCGAGATGATGCCCATTCGGGGAGGAATTCGCGGAATTTTGGCCGCTCCGGCTCCCTGGTCAGAATTGCAGGCGATCGACCGCAAAGATTTGATACAATCGATACGGGACTGCCCGTCCGATTCGCCCACGGATCGCGCTTGGCAATCCTGGGCTCGCAAACGACTCACACTCGCCGATGCCCCCGTGAGTTTCCGGGAAGAGATACGCCGTTACTTCCCCGAATGCGGATAATTTCGAATGGCACCTGTCATGAATTCGAAACCAACCGCGTATGATGTGTGGGCAATTTGGCACAGAGGAGATACCCCGATGGCTCAATCCGAATCGCGCAATTCGCGCGGGGCACTGTTGACTGCGGATGATCTGACTGTCGGTGGGTTGGTGACGGTGCATCATTGGAAGCGAACGGCACGAGCGTCCATGGCCATGGCTCAGCGTGCCGATTCCGGGATGGGAACGGCCTATCGCATTCAAGCGATTGATCTCCCGTACTTGGTGGTCCAACCCGTTGGCCAAACCAGCACTTCGGTCTTGGACATTCGTTTGGTCTCGCTGATGCGGATCAGCGAATCGTTTGCCCAGGCCCAGATCGCATCGCAAGGCGTCAAGCCACCTCAAGATCCGATCGACGGGGCGGATATCCCCTTTTGATGGTTCGATCTCAGAAAATTACGATCTCGTAACGCAGGCCGATTGCTCCAAGGATGCCCTTGGCAACCGGCCTGCGTTGTTGCATGATGCCGATATGCCACCCGTTACCTCGCCCACGATTGCCAATTTCTGTTCGTGATGCGAGTCCCTCGGCTTCATGCTCCGTGAGGATGGCCGTGTCCGATTCGCCCGACCCGTCGCCGTTGGAATCGCTCCGACATGCGATTGACCATGCCGCCCATTGGCTTCCGGCTCAAGGGCCGATTGCCGTGTTCGTCCATCACAACACGCTGCACGCGCTGGAATCGCTGCCGTTTGATGATGCCGTGCAACAAGGTGCGACCATTTTTGGTTGCCAGCCGTATCTCACGGAAGATCGCTACCGCGACGCCTTGGGGCGGGGCCGAATTCGTCTCGCGGAGTTGCAAGCGGTCGTGCGGGAAGAATTGGCCGCCACTGCCGATCAGTCGATTCTCGGACTCATCACCCGCGCGGAACTCCGCGATGTGCTGTTGCAGTATCCGTTGCCCGTCGCCACCGAACCGGAACTCGATTGGTTCCTGGCACAAACCAACGCCTTGCGAACCATTCGCCCCGAAGCCTCATCCGCAGAACGACTTCGGTTCCTTTCCGAAACGCGGCGCTGGGTGCTGCGGGATCTTCGCGGGGGCAACGAAGGCGAGCGAATCGTCGCACTCCGCGGCGAACGTGCCTGCGCTCCCCAATGGTTGGAACAACTCTTCGACGAACTCGATGAATCGAGAATCGAATCGTGGGACGAAGCGACCTGGGAAACGTTTGCGCTGCGGGCCTTGTGGCATCTTTGCCGAGATGGGGTGCGCGACATTCCCAACAAGCCGCGGCCGATGCCGTTGGATTTGCGACCCCGCGATTGGCTTTTGGACGTGTTGCAGGTGGATAGCGATGCCCTGGTCCATGAGCCGCTGATTCGCTTTTGTGCGGCGTTTTTGGATCAAGGGTTGGCCCGATGGCCGCTGCCAATGCGGGAGCAGGGGTTCTTCCGTGCCGTGCTGGCGCTGGCCGAAACCGATATCGCCTCCCGATTGGCCTGGCGTGCCGACTGGAAAGCGCTGGTGCTGGCCGAACGTGCCGCCGGACGATCGCCGCTGGAATCCGTCGCGGAATCGCTCGCCGATTTGGGCATCGCCCCTGCCGAATGGAGCGATTTTCTCGCACAAACGCTGCTGGCCTTGCGCGGGTGGGCCGGGATGTTCCATCAGGTGGAAACACGCGGCGACCGAGTGGCATTGCCGATCCCCGAGGGGAGTCTGGTCGAATTTCTTGCCATTCGCTTGCTGTTGGATCGTGCGGTGATTCGCTGGCTGATTCGGGAGCATTTCCAAGATACTGCTCCGCTTGCCGGATTGCGCCAGCGATTGCAGCCGCTTCGTTCGCAACCCCCCGTGGGCAGCGCGGAACTGCGGGCGTTTCGCATCTTCCAATTGGCGCAATTGTTTGGTTGGGCCGCCAGCGATTTGGTGCATCTGCGGGCCGCGGATTGGGAAACGCTGGTGACGGAAATCGAATCTTTTTCCAGTCGGGAACGCCGCCGCACCTTCCATCTCGCCTACGAACGCCGATTGCGAACGCAAACGCTGGATGCCCTCGCGGCAATGCCCCGACGCCTACAATCTCTCGAATCGGCTCCCGAATCGGCTCCTGCATCGTCGCCATCCCAAGTGCCACGATTTCAAGCGATTTTCTGCATCGATGAACGCGAAGAATCGTTTCGGCGGCATCTCACGGAATTGGCCCCCGATTGCGAGACTTTCGGCGCGGCGGGGTTCTTTTCGATTCCGATGTATTATCGTGGGGCGGCGGAAGCGTACTTTGTGCCGCTCTGTCCGGTGGTGATTCGACCGGGGCATTGGGTGGAAGAAGTGGTGGATGCCGATGCGGAATCGCAGCATCGCCAACGGGCCAAGACCCGCCGTCTCCTCGCCGCCACCGCTCACCGCGTGCATTTGGCCAGCCGCGATTTATTCCTAGGCTCGCTGGTGTCGACAATTTTCGGCCTGCTATCGGCGGTGCCGCTGATGACTCGCGTGCTGCTGCCACGCTGGACGGCCAAGATGCGCCGCAGTTTGGGCCGATTTCTCCGCACGCCCCCCGCGACACGCTTGCATTTGGAACGTCACGAAGCCGCCGCCGGGCCGGAAAATGGCCATCGCGGATTCGCCGTACCGGAAATGACCGATCTTGCCGAGCGATTGCTGCGGGACATCGGCCTCACTCGGCGATTGGCCCGGCTGGTCTTCGTCATCGGCCATGGTTCCAACAGTTTGAATAATCCGCATAAATCGGCCTACGATTGCGGCGCCTGCGGCGGGAGTTCCGGCGGTCCCAATGGCCGAGCGGCGGCGCAGATTCTCAATGATGCGCGGGTGCGGGCCGGACTCGCACAGCGGGGTATCGAGATTCCCGAATCGACGATCTTCGTGGGTGGGTTTCACAATACCTGCGATGATTCCGTGACGCTGTTCGATCTGGAATCGCTGCCCCAATCTCACGCGGCGGAGTTTCAACAGGCGAAACGCGAGATTCGCCAGACTTGCGAACGCAATGCCCACGAACGCTGCCGCCGATTCATGTCCGCCCCGCTCGCGCAGTCATTCGAGGATGCCCGGCATCACGTCGAAGCGCGCTCGGAAGACTTGGCACAGCCTCGCCCGGAATTGGGCCACGCGACGAACGCCATCGCCATCGTCGGTCGCCGCGAGCGCACCCGCGGATTGTTCCTGGATCGGCGGGCGTTTCTGGTCTCCTACGATCCCGAACAAGACACGGCCGATCACGCGATTTTGGCCCGCATTTTGGCCGCCGTCTTCCCCGTGTGCGCGGGCATCAATCTGGAATACTACTTCTCGCACATCGATAGTCAGGGCTTTGGCTGCGGCTCGAAATTGCCCCACAATCTCACCGGATTACTGGGCGTGATGGATGGCGCACTCAGCGATCTCCGCACCGGCTTACCCTGGCAGATGGTCGAAATTCACGAGCCGGTCCGGTTGCTGATGGTCATCGAAACCACACCCGCCGCCATGCTCGCCATCTTGGAGCGACTTCCCGCGGTGGGGCAACTTTGCCGCAATGCCTGGGTGCAACTGGCGACGCTCGACCCCGATTCGCAGACGATCCACGTCTGGAACGGCGAGACATTGGTGCCCTACACGCCCAGCAGTACCACGTTGCCGCACGCCGCCAGTTCCGTGGATTGGTATCGTGGCTGGCGAGAGCATTTGGAATTCGCCCGAATTGGGCCGGAGACTTGACCCATGGGCGACATTCACGATTGGCTGAAGCTGATGGCCGCCGGGGTGGTGCTGGCCCCGCTGGTGCTGCTGGCAGTGATTGGCATTCCCTCGCTGATCGATCGCAAATTGTCGGAACGCCACCTGGAGCGGGCCGTGCAAGCCGCCACGTCCCTCGGTTTTCTCGGCTCTGTGGGCGTGCTGGTTCTGATGTTGATTCACGGAATGAACACGCTGACCATCTCGGTGGGGCAATTTGTGGCCATTCCGATTTATCATTTTCAGATCAATTTGATTTTCGATCGGCTGTCGCTGCCGCTGGTGCTGCTGACGTATGTGCTGTGCGGCACGATCGGCTCGTTTGCCGGGCGATACATGCACCGCGAGCCGGGATACAATCGGTTTTTTGTGCTGTTTTCGCTGTTTTTGCTCGGCATGGTGCTGGCATCGCTGGCGGGCACCATCGAAGTGCTGTTCACCGGCTGGGAGTTGGTCGGGCTATCGTCGGCGTTGCTGGTGGCGTACTTCCATGAACGGCCCGCGCCGGTGAAAAACGGCATGCGCATCTGGTGTGTGTACCGCATTTCCGATGCCGGGCTGCTGCTGGCGGCGGTGGTCATGCACCATCTCATTGGCGAAGGCGATTTTTCGCGATTGATGGGCAGCCAGGCCGATTGGCCGAATCAGCAATTGGCTCCGATTTCGCCGAGTGAAACGCTGCTGCTGGGCGGATTGCTGCTGCTGGCGGCGATGGGGAAATCCGGGCTGGTGCCGTTTAGCGGCTGGCTGCCCCGCGCCATGGAAGGGCCAACGCCGTCGAGTGCGGTCTTCTACGGGGCGCTGTCGGTGCATCTGGGGGCATTTTTGCTATTGCGGATTAGTCCGGTGCTGGATGCCTCGCCGACGTTGTCGATTGCGGTGCTGCTGGTCGGGCTGACGACGGCGTTGCTGGGGTGGCTGATTGGCCGCGTGCAAACCGACATCAAATCGGTGCTGTCATTCGCATCGCTGACGCAAGTGGGGCTGATTGTCGCCGAGATTGGCCTGGGCTGGCGGATGATTCCGCTGGTGCATCTGCTGGGGCACGCCTGCCTGCGCACGCTGCAATTCATCCGCGCCCCGACGCTCTTGGCCGATTATCGCGGCTTCGAGAACGCTTTGGGGGAACGCTTGCCGCGGCCATTGGGCATCTGGTCCCGATTGATTCCCGCTCGTGGCCAACGCTGGCTGTACCGCTTCGGGTTGGAGCAGGGATTTTTGGATCATTGGCTGCAATTCGCAGTCGCCGAGCCATTTCTGAAGTTTTTCCGCGCGTGTGATCGGTTCGAGGAACGCTGTTCGCGGTGGTTATCCGGCGAGTCGGCGTCTCGTCCTTCGGATTCGCCCTCCGAAAAAGGATCGGCATGAACATTCTGAATTATCCCTGGATTGATGCGGCGGTGCTGCTGCCGTTGTTGGGTGCGCTGTTGACGTTGGGCATCCGCGATCGGCAACGCTGTGCGGCCTGGACTCTCAGCGTCACTGTCGCGGCGTTTGGCTGTGCCTTACTCGCCTGGCTGGCGGAAGATTTGGCCTACGATTCGCCTTGGTCGATCCGCGTGCAGGGCAAGCCGATTTTCTTCCTGGATTCGCTGAATGCCCCGCTTGTGGTGGCGGTGGCGCTGCTGCATGCGCTGACCGTGTTGACCACCGCGAAAAATCGCCTGCCCAATCTGCCGTTCACGCTGGTGCTGGTGGGCGATGCGATTCGCCTGGCGATTTTCGCCAGCAATGGCCGGTCGATTCTGGTGCTGATGCTCGTGCTGGGCATCATTCCGCCGCTGTTGGAGATGCTCCGCCGCAAGCAGTCGCCCCGATTGCATTTGCTGCATATGGGCGTGTTCCTGGCCATGCTGCTGGCCGGCTACGCACTCACCGATCCGAATGCGACTGCCGACCGCACCGCAGAAATGACGTTCGGCAACACCCCCGGCGCTATCTGCCTGACAATCGCCATTCTGCTTCGCAGTGGCACGTTCCCGATGCACCTGTGGCTGACTGATTTATTTGCACGCAATTCGTTCGGCTCGGCGCTGTTGGTGGCGACGCCGTTGACTGGCGTGTATGCCGCCATTCGCTTGCTGTTGCCCATCGCCCCGAATTGGCTGCTCTCCGCGATTGGTGGGCTGTCGCTGCTGACTGCCGCATACGCCGCCGGGATGACGCTGGTGCAGCGCGATGCCCGACGATGGTTCGTGTTTCTGTTTCTCAGCAATGCCTCGCTGGTGTTGGTCGGACTGGAACTGCACACGACGTTGAGCGTCTCCGCGGCCACCACGCTTTGGGGCGTGGTCGTGCTCACCCTCGGCGGACT
This DNA window, taken from Tuwongella immobilis, encodes the following:
- a CDS encoding dioxygenase family protein is translated as MHAPISRRNFLNGLVLSAAAWQVPGAFAEELTRTPAQTEGPFYPDKLPLDTDNDLIIVNDKLTPAVGTITHLSGKVTTVTGSPIRNALVEIWQVDNNAIYLHSGGGDRKKLDSNFQGFGRFLTGSTGEYYFRTIKPVPYPGRTPHIHVAVKIKGQPKFTTQCYIKGEPQNERDGIVRSIRDPKQKAMVVIDFKPVEGSKIGEVAAKFDIVLGMTPAS
- a CDS encoding isocitrate/isopropylmalate dehydrogenase family protein, with protein sequence MQIVLIAGDGIGPEVTAATQEVIAATGVKIDWIDAPAGLHSAEQFGDPLPERTLDLIRQYRVALKGPCTTPVGKGFRSINVKLRQSLELFASVRPVQSLPHLKTPFEQVNLIVVRENTEGLYAGLEHQVVPGVIESLRVITRTAAERIVRYAFELARQYGRRMVTFCHKADVMRLSDGLFLQCAREVADDYPFIDFEEKPIDNVCLELVTDPKHYDVLVMENLFGDVISDLCAGLVGGLGVVPGANLGSKYAIFEAVHGSAPDIAGKGLANPIACIRSGAMLLEHIGRRDAAARIEHAVVETLRAGVGLTRDLGGDGNTRTITDAIISHLPTGSHA
- a CDS encoding isocitrate/isopropylmalate family dehydrogenase translates to MSQRIVFLQGGGIGLEQEQSLRHLLTVLGVKLEFQVIRAGRYAVEHGEPAISPEVISAIRETGIALKTKLFSPVPKGKEMPVNVNAQLRKALGLFASVRPIHNLAGLPSRFSGLNFVLVREITEDLYAASEHEIVPGVVQSFKIVTEAACLRFFRFTCELTRAMGRKTVHCIHKANILKLADGLFLDCFRRVIAEYPDLVGKDMIVDNGCMQMVSRPHQFDVVAAGNLYGDLLSDLGAGLVGGISCTASVNYGENVKVYEAIFGASHDQVPPGRANPLPLLMPAIELLRDLGYTDPATRLLTAIETVLQAGQVRTRDLGGSASTTDFTEAIARELM
- a CDS encoding RNA polymerase sigma factor, coding for MNPELLLNVLLQLQNQANNRKQAECAFNQIEAVYYPRMVCFLTNSGVERSEAESIANSVLMLLWDAPEKFDVSRVTNGRYDRLFWAWLQQILIHRRTDYFRALKRQKRVIYSDQMLDFESEHPDLVARDSENALDDAERAGHARELIRKFKKTLTVPQQRMTMVLMETEGVDFKLDLLMTICGISRPDACKLRKRVQKKFRQFLQQQGMSEA
- a CDS encoding DUF2309 domain-containing protein; amino-acid sequence: MAVSDSPDPSPLESLRHAIDHAAHWLPAQGPIAVFVHHNTLHALESLPFDDAVQQGATIFGCQPYLTEDRYRDALGRGRIRLAELQAVVREELAATADQSILGLITRAELRDVLLQYPLPVATEPELDWFLAQTNALRTIRPEASSAERLRFLSETRRWVLRDLRGGNEGERIVALRGERACAPQWLEQLFDELDESRIESWDEATWETFALRALWHLCRDGVRDIPNKPRPMPLDLRPRDWLLDVLQVDSDALVHEPLIRFCAAFLDQGLARWPLPMREQGFFRAVLALAETDIASRLAWRADWKALVLAERAAGRSPLESVAESLADLGIAPAEWSDFLAQTLLALRGWAGMFHQVETRGDRVALPIPEGSLVEFLAIRLLLDRAVIRWLIREHFQDTAPLAGLRQRLQPLRSQPPVGSAELRAFRIFQLAQLFGWAASDLVHLRAADWETLVTEIESFSSRERRRTFHLAYERRLRTQTLDALAAMPRRLQSLESAPESAPASSPSQVPRFQAIFCIDEREESFRRHLTELAPDCETFGAAGFFSIPMYYRGAAEAYFVPLCPVVIRPGHWVEEVVDADAESQHRQRAKTRRLLAATAHRVHLASRDLFLGSLVSTIFGLLSAVPLMTRVLLPRWTAKMRRSLGRFLRTPPATRLHLERHEAAAGPENGHRGFAVPEMTDLAERLLRDIGLTRRLARLVFVIGHGSNSLNNPHKSAYDCGACGGSSGGPNGRAAAQILNDARVRAGLAQRGIEIPESTIFVGGFHNTCDDSVTLFDLESLPQSHAAEFQQAKREIRQTCERNAHERCRRFMSAPLAQSFEDARHHVEARSEDLAQPRPELGHATNAIAIVGRRERTRGLFLDRRAFLVSYDPEQDTADHAILARILAAVFPVCAGINLEYYFSHIDSQGFGCGSKLPHNLTGLLGVMDGALSDLRTGLPWQMVEIHEPVRLLMVIETTPAAMLAILERLPAVGQLCRNAWVQLATLDPDSQTIHVWNGETLVPYTPSSTTLPHAASSVDWYRGWREHLEFARIGPET
- a CDS encoding proton-conducting transporter transmembrane domain-containing protein, which encodes MGDIHDWLKLMAAGVVLAPLVLLAVIGIPSLIDRKLSERHLERAVQAATSLGFLGSVGVLVLMLIHGMNTLTISVGQFVAIPIYHFQINLIFDRLSLPLVLLTYVLCGTIGSFAGRYMHREPGYNRFFVLFSLFLLGMVLASLAGTIEVLFTGWELVGLSSALLVAYFHERPAPVKNGMRIWCVYRISDAGLLLAAVVMHHLIGEGDFSRLMGSQADWPNQQLAPISPSETLLLGGLLLLAAMGKSGLVPFSGWLPRAMEGPTPSSAVFYGALSVHLGAFLLLRISPVLDASPTLSIAVLLVGLTTALLGWLIGRVQTDIKSVLSFASLTQVGLIVAEIGLGWRMIPLVHLLGHACLRTLQFIRAPTLLADYRGFENALGERLPRPLGIWSRLIPARGQRWLYRFGLEQGFLDHWLQFAVAEPFLKFFRACDRFEERCSRWLSGESASRPSDSPSEKGSA
- a CDS encoding proton-conducting transporter transmembrane domain-containing protein translates to MNILNYPWIDAAVLLPLLGALLTLGIRDRQRCAAWTLSVTVAAFGCALLAWLAEDLAYDSPWSIRVQGKPIFFLDSLNAPLVVAVALLHALTVLTTAKNRLPNLPFTLVLVGDAIRLAIFASNGRSILVLMLVLGIIPPLLEMLRRKQSPRLHLLHMGVFLAMLLAGYALTDPNATADRTAEMTFGNTPGAICLTIAILLRSGTFPMHLWLTDLFARNSFGSALLVATPLTGVYAAIRLLLPIAPNWLLSAIGGLSLLTAAYAAGMTLVQRDARRWFVFLFLSNASLVLVGLELHTTLSVSAATTLWGVVVLTLGGLGVILRAMEARVGRLPLTRYHGLYDHSPSLAVAFLLAGLGSVGFPGTIGFIASEMLFDGVVTYNLLLGMGVVLVSALNSIAIVRVYFLIFTGTKHPSSVSLAITPQERVAVLTLAGMILGGGFLPQAGIQSHFEATRALLKERATRFPEESAELNESGHTHPPHSHHSDAANPTHADDDDDDSDD